One Xiphophorus hellerii strain 12219 chromosome 1, Xiphophorus_hellerii-4.1, whole genome shotgun sequence DNA segment encodes these proteins:
- the mafba gene encoding transcription factor MafB yields the protein MLQQVSADLWRSQKNYCMKQERREETLINKSVFATLANTFAYLQKSRDSNMSAELSMGPELPSSPLALEYVNDFDLMKFDVKKEGLVGLDRNGVRQCNRLQPQGSVSSTPISTPCSSVPSSPSFSPTEQKHHLEELYWMPNSGYHQQIDPQTLSLTPEDAVEALIGATAHGHPQAPHVQQQMQQQQQQGAFEGYRGPHHHHSHHGHGQQQHHHPYAGSLPHHAEELSGHPGGHNHPHSQHHHHHSQDPDSPSPVSPESHQPLHHHRHHHHHHPHGHLSQTGAHHGAGGGGLNVEDRFSDEQLVSMSVRELNRHLRGFTKDEVIRLKQKRRTLKNRGYAQSCRFKRVQQKHVLENEKTQLMNQVEQLKAEISRLARERDAYKLKCEKLTGSGAGSGFREAGSTSDNPSSPEFFM from the coding sequence ATGCTACAGCAAGTCAGCGCAGATTTGTGGAGGAGCCAAAAGAACTATTGCATGAAacaagaaagaagagaagagaCTTTGATTAATAAGTCCGTGTTTGCGACACTCGCCAACACCTTTGCGTATCTGCAGAAGAGTCGCGACAGCAACATGAGCGCAGAGCTGAGCATGGGCCCGGAGCTGCCCAGCAGCCCTCTGGCTCTGGAATATGTCAATGATTTTGACCTGATGAAGTTTGACGTGAAGAAGGAAGGCCTGGTCGGACTGGATCGCAACGGGGTGCGCCAGTGTAACCGCCTCCAACCCCAGGGCTCCGTCTCATCCACCCCAATCAGCACGCCCTGCAGCTCGGTGCCCTCCTCGCCCAGCTTCAGCCCCACGGAGCAGAAGCACCACTTGGAGGAGCTGTACTGGATGCCGAACAGCGGGTACCACCAGCAGATAGACCCGCAGACGCTGAGCCTGACCCCGGAGGACGCTGTGGAGGCCCTGATTGGAGCCACGGCTCACGGTCACCCGCAGGCTCCGCACGTCCAGCAgcagatgcagcagcagcagcagcagggcgCTTTCGAGGGCTACAGGGGCCCGCACCACCACCATAGCCATCACGGCCACGGCCAACAGCAGCATCATCACCCGTACGCGGGGAGCCTCCCGCACCACGCCGAGGAACTCTCCGGACACCCGGGGGGACACAACCATCCACACAGCCAGCACCACCACCATCACAGCCAGGACCCCGACAGCCCGTCTCCAGTCTCCCCCGAGTCCCACCAGCCGCTCCACCACCACCgccaccatcaccaccaccacccgcACGGCCACCTAAGCCAGACGGGCGCGCACCACGGCGCCGGCGGTGGCGGGCTCAACGTGGAGGACCGCTTCTCGGACGAGCAGCTGGTGTCCATGTCGGTGCGGGAGCTCAACAGACACCTGCGGGGCTTCACCAAGGACGAGGTGATCCGTCTCAAGCAGAAGAGGAGGACCCTGAAGAACCGCGGCTACGCGCAGTCCTGCAGGTTCAAGCGCGTGCAGCAGAAGCACGTGCTGGAGAACGAGAAGACGCAACTGATGAACcaggtggagcagctgaaggCGGAGATCAGCCGGCTGGCGCGGGAGAGGGACGCCTACAAACTCAAGTGCGAGAAACTGACGGGGTCGGGAGCCGGGAGCGGGTTCCGCGAGGCCGGCTCGACCAGCGACAACCCGTCATCGCCAGAGTTTTTCATGTGA